A genomic segment from Anopheles maculipalpis chromosome X, idAnoMacuDA_375_x, whole genome shotgun sequence encodes:
- the LOC126563458 gene encoding sin3 histone deacetylase corepressor complex component SDS3-like encodes MAQNTGDKEGAENLNNSSDTDTASESDMVTGSTSTHHHSVDERLEIKEQMYQDKLANLLGQLELCKQGKHPEYLKMVERLQTELADRLLANKVERDYRVACAEIDFILEKVAAEKEYEEKEAEFYKNLIADLEDQKKMIDPEFSTKELNGDSIDVKSTVTQKLRRRPNEPLHVPEERHMLTTNQLSFLLDDKEIENDLKLLASFRASIASRAAAAQHTINEGASGSGSAGTAGRGVASVAMNLADQNGTPSEGYGSGTTGPSAGGQSNQLAIDTRIKDGKLWYERRWFHHGQPVHIEGRDISRFAANISAIGVEVIYVKKTTDGQEVPIFLSQLRRGKVSIKRRAN; translated from the exons ATGGCGCAGAATACAGGGGACAAAGAAGGAGCTGAAAACCTGAACAATTCATCAG ACACGGACACAGCGAGCGAAAGTGACATGGTAACTGGATCGACCAGCACCCACCACCACAGCGTTGACGAACGACTCGAGATTAAGGAGCAGATGTACCAGGACAAGCTTGCCAACCTTCTGGGCCAGTTGGAGCTATGCAAGCAGGGTAAGCACCCCGAATATCTCAAAATGGTCGAACGGTTGCAAACCGAGCTGGCCGATCGGTTGCTGGCGAACAAGGTGGAGCGGGACTATCGGGTTGCCTGTGCCGAGATTGACTTCATCCTGGAGAAGGTGGCCGCAGAGAAGGAGTACGAAGAGAAGGAGGCCGAGTTTTACAAAAACCTGATTGCCGATCTCGAGGATCAGAAGAAGATGATCGATCCCGAGTTTTCCACGAAGGAGTTGAACGGGGACTCGATTGACGTGAAGTCAACGGTAACACAGAAGCTGCGCCGCCGGCCCAATGAACCACTGCACGTGCCGGAGGAGCGCCACATGCTTACCACGAATCAGCTCTCATTTCTGCTGGACGACAAAGAGATCGAGAACGATTTGAAGCTACTTGCGAGCTTCAGAGCTAGCATCGCTAGCCGTGCGGCAGCAGCTCAGCACACTATAAATGAGGGTGCGAGTGGTAGCGGGAGTGCCGGTACGGCGGGCAGAGGCGTTGCCTCTGTCGCTATGAATTTAGCGGACCAGAATGGAACACCTTCGGAGGGCTACGGTAGCGGAACGACT GGTCCATCGGCGGGTGGACAATCAAACCAGCTGGCGATAGATACTCGCATCAAGGACGGCAAACTATGGTACGAGCGGCGCTGGTTTCATCATGGCCAACCAGTACATATCGAGGGTCGGGACATTTCACGCTTCGCAGCCAACATTTCGGCAATCGGGGTGGAAGTGATCTACGTGAAAAAGACAACCGACGGCCAGGAGGTGCCCATCTTTCTGTCGCAACTACGCCGTGGCAAGGTATCGATTAAGCGACGTGCTAATTAG
- the LOC126559028 gene encoding sin3 histone deacetylase corepressor complex component SDS3-like, with product MAGNRNIATYLEMDNIRDDQDHDADSLEDTDEASESDMVTGSTSTRHHSVDERLEIKEQMYQDKLANLLGQLELCKQGKHPEYLKIVERLQTELDDRLLLNEVERDYLLACAELDCILEQAAAEKEYEEKKAELIENLIADLEDQKKMIEHEFSTMELNGDLIDMKPTVTRKLRRRPNEPLPVPEKRRKPTTNQLTFLLEDKEIEHDLKLIARNKASSASRAAAAQHTINEGASGSGSAGTAGRGVASVGMNLADQNGTPSEGYGSGTTGPSAGGQSNQLAIDTRIEDGKLWYERRWFHRGQPVHVEGRDISRFAANISAIGVEAICVKKTTDGQKVRIFLSQLRRGKVSIKRRAN from the exons ATGGCAGGAAACAGAAACATTGCAACCTATCTAGAAATGGACAACATACGGGACGACCAGGACCACGATGCTGACAGTTTGGAAG ACACGGACGAAGCGAGCGAAAGTGACATGGTAACTGGATCGACCAGCACCCGCCACCACAGCGTTGACGAACGACTCGAGATTAAGGAGCAGATGTACCAGGACAAGCTTGCCAACCTTCTGGGCCAGTTGGAGCTATGCAAGCAGGGTAAGCACCCCgaatatctcaaaattgtcgAACGGTTGCAAACCGAGCTGGACGATCGGTTGCTGTTGAACGAGGTGGAGCGGGACTATCTGCTTGCCTGTGCCGAGCTTGACTGCATCCTGGAGCAGGCGGCCGCAGAGAAGGAGTATGAAGAGAAGAAAGCCGAGTTGATAGAGAACCTGATTGCCGATCTCGAGGATCAGAAGAAGATGATCGAGCACGAGTTTTCCACGATGGAGCTGAACGGGGACTTGATTGACATGAAGCCAACGGTAACACGGAAGTTGCGCCGCCGGCCCAATGAACCACTGCCCGTGCCGGAGAAGCGCCGCAAGCCTACCACGAATCAGCTCACATTTCTGCTGGAAGACAAAGAGATCGAGCACGATTTGAAGCTAATTGCGCGCAACAAAGCTAGCTCCGCTAGCCGTGCGGCAGCAGCTCAGCACACTATAAATGAGGGTGCGAGTGGTAGCGGGAGTGCCGGTACGGCGGGCAGAGGCGTTGCCTCTGTCGGTATGAATTTAGCGGACCAGAATGGAACACCTTCGGAGGGCTACGGTAGCGGAACGACT GGTCCATCGGCGGGTGGACAATCAAACCAGCTGGCGATAGATACTCGCATCGAGGACGGTAAACTATGGTACGAGCGGCGTTGGTTTCATCGTGGCCAACCAGTACATGTCGAGGGTCGGGACATTTCACGCTTTGCAGCCAACATTTCGGCCATCGGGGTGGAAGCGATCTGCGTGAAAAAGACAACCGACGGCCAGAAGGTGCGCATCTTTCTGTCGCAACTACGCCGTGGCAAGGTATCGATTAAGCGACGTGCTAATTAG